From one Lactiplantibacillus paraplantarum genomic stretch:
- the larE gene encoding ATP-dependent sacrificial sulfur transferase LarE: MATLATKKATLVAALKDLQRVTVAFSGGIDSTLVLKMALDVLGRDNVTAVVANSELFTDEEFDKAMSLAEELGANVQGTTLDYLSDDHIKNNTPDSWYYAKKMFYSRLNDIAANNGSAAVLDGMIKNDENDYRPGLKARSEAGARSLLQEADFFKTDVRALAQELGLTNWNKVASCSVSSRFPYGTTLTHDNIAQVMAAEKYLRRLGFPTVRVRFHDDIARIELPEARIGDFLVFNDRVNRQLQSLGFRYVTLDLGGFRSGRMNDTLTKEQLATFA; this comes from the coding sequence TCGACAGTACCTTAGTTTTGAAGATGGCGCTTGACGTCTTAGGTCGTGACAATGTGACCGCCGTGGTTGCGAATTCCGAATTATTTACGGATGAAGAATTCGATAAAGCGATGAGTTTAGCTGAAGAGTTAGGTGCTAACGTTCAAGGAACTACGCTAGACTACTTGAGTGATGACCATATCAAGAACAACACCCCTGACAGCTGGTACTATGCCAAGAAGATGTTCTACAGCCGGTTGAATGACATTGCGGCTAATAATGGTAGTGCCGCTGTCTTAGACGGTATGATCAAGAATGATGAAAATGATTATCGTCCTGGTTTGAAGGCCCGTAGTGAAGCGGGGGCCCGGAGCTTGTTACAAGAAGCTGATTTCTTCAAGACTGACGTTCGGGCCTTGGCACAAGAGCTCGGTTTGACGAACTGGAACAAGGTCGCATCATGTTCAGTATCATCACGATTCCCATACGGGACGACGTTGACGCATGACAATATTGCTCAAGTGATGGCCGCCGAAAAGTATTTGCGTCGTTTAGGTTTTCCAACGGTCCGGGTTCGTTTCCACGACGATATTGCGCGGATCGAATTACCAGAAGCACGGATCGGTGATTTCTTAGTCTTCAACGACCGCGTTAACCGTCAATTACAATCACTTGGATTCCGCTACGTTACCCTTGATTTAGGTGGCTTCCGTAGTGGTCGGATGAATGATACGTTGACGAAGGAACAATTGGCCACTTTCGCTTAG
- a CDS encoding zinc-binding dehydrogenase, translating into MQALVVPDPSAQTMEQLQWQERPMPDLELDDVLIKTQAVGLNPVDFKLVTGGNAAWQFPHTLGLDTAGIVEAVGAEVTNFRPGERVCGHANLANNGTFAEYVSLPAAALAKIPTTVSFETAAASLCAGLTAYQALLRKANLTAAQTVLIHAGAGGVGSMAIQLAKAAGKTVFTTVSQHKQAFVAPLHPDVQIDYHHEDVTTRIQALTQQHGVDLIINTIGHADADLPRLAYNGQLVCVLATPEHFPSNQVVTISKLDLGGAHRSGNPAQVADLGQMTAALLALVQAGKVDPLITQVLHRDQLVTGLQQLQADQVVGKLVVTFDAC; encoded by the coding sequence ATGCAAGCACTGGTTGTGCCAGATCCATCCGCTCAAACTATGGAACAGTTACAATGGCAAGAACGCCCCATGCCCGACCTCGAGCTAGACGACGTATTAATCAAGACTCAAGCAGTTGGGCTTAACCCCGTTGATTTTAAATTAGTCACGGGTGGAAACGCCGCCTGGCAATTTCCTCATACGCTGGGGCTAGACACTGCCGGAATCGTGGAAGCCGTTGGCGCTGAAGTCACTAATTTTCGGCCTGGCGAACGAGTTTGTGGGCACGCTAATCTCGCCAATAATGGGACGTTTGCCGAATACGTGAGTTTGCCAGCGGCCGCGTTAGCTAAAATTCCAACGACTGTAAGTTTTGAAACGGCCGCCGCTAGCTTGTGCGCCGGATTGACCGCTTATCAAGCCCTCTTACGCAAAGCGAACCTGACTGCTGCGCAAACAGTTTTGATCCATGCGGGTGCTGGTGGTGTCGGTAGTATGGCCATCCAGCTCGCCAAAGCTGCTGGTAAAACGGTCTTTACAACTGTTTCACAACACAAACAAGCCTTCGTGGCGCCGCTGCATCCCGATGTCCAAATCGATTACCATCATGAAGATGTGACCACACGCATTCAAGCCCTAACGCAGCAGCACGGTGTTGATCTGATCATTAATACCATTGGTCATGCTGATGCGGACTTACCGCGCTTAGCTTACAATGGCCAGCTTGTCTGTGTATTAGCAACTCCGGAACACTTTCCAAGTAATCAAGTTGTAACTATCAGTAAATTGGACCTCGGTGGCGCCCACCGTAGCGGTAACCCAGCGCAAGTTGCCGATTTGGGGCAAATGACCGCCGCCTTATTAGCTTTGGTCCAAGCTGGCAAGGTCGACCCACTAATTACTCAGGTCTTGCACCGTGATCAACTTGTGACTGGCCTACAACAATTGCAAGCTGATCAAGTCGTTGGTAAGCTCGTCGTGACCTTTGACGCCTGTTGA
- the thiM gene encoding hydroxyethylthiazole kinase: MELQLLNTLRDHNPIVFNIANFVTVQDVANGLNALGASPIMSAEVQEAETMVQIAGAVCINLGTLTTTQIDQIRVVGKLANQYHKPVVLDPVAVGAVPYRKKVALELLADFQVDVIRGNAGEIAALAGMDWQAKGIDAGSGQGDLVEIAQACAQQFQCCVILSGPTDVITDGQRVVKVANGTPLFQRHVGSGDLLSSIVAAFAAVSPTDVYQAAQVACLVLAGAGELVASQLTADRPATFAIDLIDRLSLVTVPEIQTIAQIN, encoded by the coding sequence ATGGAATTACAATTATTGAATACTTTACGGGATCACAATCCGATTGTTTTTAACATTGCCAATTTTGTTACGGTTCAAGACGTTGCCAATGGGCTAAACGCGTTAGGGGCCTCGCCAATTATGTCAGCTGAAGTCCAAGAAGCGGAGACGATGGTCCAAATTGCCGGGGCTGTTTGCATTAATTTAGGAACACTGACCACCACCCAGATTGATCAAATACGAGTGGTTGGTAAGCTGGCTAATCAGTATCATAAGCCGGTCGTTCTTGATCCAGTGGCCGTTGGGGCGGTCCCTTACCGAAAAAAAGTCGCGCTAGAGTTACTAGCTGATTTTCAAGTCGATGTTATTCGGGGCAATGCTGGTGAAATTGCGGCATTGGCTGGCATGGATTGGCAAGCGAAGGGCATTGATGCGGGGAGCGGTCAGGGCGATCTGGTTGAAATTGCTCAAGCTTGTGCACAGCAATTCCAATGCTGTGTCATATTGTCGGGACCTACTGATGTTATTACGGATGGTCAGCGCGTGGTTAAAGTCGCTAATGGCACCCCGCTCTTCCAACGTCATGTGGGCTCGGGCGATTTACTTTCTAGTATCGTCGCGGCTTTTGCAGCCGTTAGTCCAACCGATGTTTACCAGGCGGCGCAAGTGGCTTGCTTAGTCTTAGCGGGAGCGGGGGAACTTGTCGCCAGTCAGCTGACGGCCGATCGTCCTGCCACATTTGCCATTGATTTGATTGACCGGCTGAGCTTAGTGACAGTGCCAGAAATTCAAACAATTGCTCAAATTAATTAA